In a single window of the Neodiprion virginianus isolate iyNeoVirg1 chromosome 1, iyNeoVirg1.1, whole genome shotgun sequence genome:
- the LOC124308261 gene encoding polypeptide N-acetylgalactosaminyltransferase 1-like isoform X1 has protein sequence MLLPKMRKLFRVWPILLSVGVLISLFVIWPRQSDRSKNPPYDPDDASLRLLDSEKRYMDNRGIQVIVGHYIGDSVDPLQSPHIDQDLFSDLLNKNMFNPRPYEGRDGNPVMIPPKDFVLMKQLFQINRFNLLASDRIPLNRSLPDVRKKTCIARYSGSKHLPSTSVIIVFHNEAWSTLLRTVHSVIGRSPRHLLHEIILVDDSSNREFLGAPLDEYVRNLEVPTRVLRSGKRIGLVNARLLGAGDATGQVLTFLDAHCECTVGWLEPLLDAVAQNRTRIVSPVIDIINDDTFSYTRSFELHWGAFNWDLHFRWLTFGGSKLEQRRGDMVAPFKTPAMAGGLFSMNREYFFELGGYDDQMQIWGGENLELSFRAWQCGGSVEIAPCSHVGHLFRKSSPYTFPGGVGDILYSNLARVALVWMDEWAEFYFKFNPAAERLRDKQQIRGRLAVRERLQCKGFEWYLDNVWPQHFFPKDDRFFGKIIHAVTGDCLMRPVTKGTYTQPFGNADMEPCISPPQLSQMFVMTSDGVIVTDESVCLDAPERDTRHEKPKVKIMACSGLRRQKWQYDAKRKTLVHLGSKMCLQLSLKKSDGLVIATCNRSAEQQWELEAVPWK, from the exons ATGTTGCTgccaaaaatgcgaaaattaTTCCGCGTCTGGCCCATTTTATTATCAGTAGGGGTATTGATCAGCTTGTTCGTGATCTGGCCACGCCAATCTGATCGGTCGAAAAATCCTCCCTACGATCCAGACGATGCTTCCCTGCG ACTTCTCGACAGTGAAAAGCGTTACATGGACAACCGCGGCATACAAGTAATCGTGGGTCATTACATCGGGGATTCTGTGGACCCGCTGCAGAGCCCACACATTGACCAAG atttattttcagatcTGTTGAACAAGAACATGTTTAACCCGCGACCCTACGAGGGTAGGGATGGCAATCCGGTGATGATACCACCGAAGGACTTCGTCCTGATGAAGCAGCTCTTCCAGATCAACAGATTCAACCTTCTGGCGAGCGATCGAATACCGCTCAACAGATCGCTACCTGacgtgaggaaaaaaac GTGCATCGCGCGATATTCAGGGTCAAAGCACTTGCCATCGACCTCAGTCATCATAGTATTCCACAACGAAGCTTGGAGCACATTGTTAAGGACGGTTCACAGTGTCATCGGTAGATCGCCGAGGCATTTGCTGCACGAGATAATTCTTGTAGATGACTCAAGCAATCGAG AATTCCTGGGTGCCCCGCTGGACGAGTATGTTCGGAACCTTGAGGTACCCACCAGAGTTTTGAGGTCTGGAAAAAGAATTGGACTTGTGAACGCCAGACTTCTGGGAGCCGGAGACGCGACCGGACAGGTTCTGACGTTCCTCGATGCCCATTGCGAATGCACCGTTG GTTGGCTTGAACCGCTATTGGACGCTGTCGCTCAGAATAGAACGAGAATCGTTTCACCTGTCATCGACATCATTAACGATGACACGTTCAGTTACACGAG ATCGTTCGAGCTTCACTGGGGTGCCTTTAACTGGGATTTGCATTTCCGATGGCTGACATTTGGTGGCTCAAAGCTGGAACAACGTCGCGGTGACATGGTGGCCCCTTTCAAAACCCCGGCAATGGCCGGAGGACTCTTCTCCATGAACAGAGAGTACTTCTTTGAGCTGGGCGGTTACGATGATCAAATGCAAATTTGGGGCGGAGAGAACCTCGAGTTGTCTTTCAGGGCCTGGCAGTGCGGTGGCAGCGTTGAGATCGCACCTTGTTCCCACGTTGGTCATTTGTTCCGAAAATCTTCTCCGTACACATTTCCAGGAGGTGTTGGCGATATATTGTACTCAAATTTAGCACGGGTCGCCCTCGTTTGGATGGACGAGTGGGCCGAGTTTTACTTCAAGTTCAACCCCG CGGCAGAACGACTCAGGGACAAGCAGCAGATCAGAGGACGACTGGCAGTACGTGAACGACTACAGTGCAAAGGCTTTGAATGGTACCTGGACAATGTGTGGCCACAACACTTCTTCCCGAAGGATGATCGATTTTTCGGAAAG ATAATTCACGCCGTCACTGGAGACTGCCTGATGCGTCCTGTAACCAAGGGCACCTACACCCAGCCCTTTGGTAACGCTGATATGGAACCGTGCATCTCGCCGCCCCAACTTAGCCAAATGTTCGTGATGACGTCTGATGGTGTTATCGTCACAGACGAAAGTGTATGCCTCGATGCTCCGGAGCGTGATACTCGTCATGAGAAACCAAAGGTCAAAATTATGGCGTGTAGTGGTCTTCGAAGGCAAAAGTGGCAATACGATGCTAAG AGAAAGACCCTGGTCCATCTTGGCTCTAAAATGTGTCTTCAATTGAGTCTGAAGAAGTCAGACGGTTTAGTCATCGCGACCTGCAACAGAAGCGCTGAGCAGCAATGGGAGCTGGAAGCGGTACCTTGGAAGTAA
- the LOC124308261 gene encoding polypeptide N-acetylgalactosaminyltransferase 1-like isoform X2, producing the protein MLLPKMRKLFRVWPILLSVGVLISLFVIWPRQSDRSKNPPYDPDDASLRLLDSEKRYMDNRGIQVIVGHYIGDSVDPLQSPHIDQDLLNKNMFNPRPYEGRDGNPVMIPPKDFVLMKQLFQINRFNLLASDRIPLNRSLPDVRKKTCIARYSGSKHLPSTSVIIVFHNEAWSTLLRTVHSVIGRSPRHLLHEIILVDDSSNREFLGAPLDEYVRNLEVPTRVLRSGKRIGLVNARLLGAGDATGQVLTFLDAHCECTVGWLEPLLDAVAQNRTRIVSPVIDIINDDTFSYTRSFELHWGAFNWDLHFRWLTFGGSKLEQRRGDMVAPFKTPAMAGGLFSMNREYFFELGGYDDQMQIWGGENLELSFRAWQCGGSVEIAPCSHVGHLFRKSSPYTFPGGVGDILYSNLARVALVWMDEWAEFYFKFNPAAERLRDKQQIRGRLAVRERLQCKGFEWYLDNVWPQHFFPKDDRFFGKIIHAVTGDCLMRPVTKGTYTQPFGNADMEPCISPPQLSQMFVMTSDGVIVTDESVCLDAPERDTRHEKPKVKIMACSGLRRQKWQYDAKRKTLVHLGSKMCLQLSLKKSDGLVIATCNRSAEQQWELEAVPWK; encoded by the exons ATGTTGCTgccaaaaatgcgaaaattaTTCCGCGTCTGGCCCATTTTATTATCAGTAGGGGTATTGATCAGCTTGTTCGTGATCTGGCCACGCCAATCTGATCGGTCGAAAAATCCTCCCTACGATCCAGACGATGCTTCCCTGCG ACTTCTCGACAGTGAAAAGCGTTACATGGACAACCGCGGCATACAAGTAATCGTGGGTCATTACATCGGGGATTCTGTGGACCCGCTGCAGAGCCCACACATTGACCAAG atcTGTTGAACAAGAACATGTTTAACCCGCGACCCTACGAGGGTAGGGATGGCAATCCGGTGATGATACCACCGAAGGACTTCGTCCTGATGAAGCAGCTCTTCCAGATCAACAGATTCAACCTTCTGGCGAGCGATCGAATACCGCTCAACAGATCGCTACCTGacgtgaggaaaaaaac GTGCATCGCGCGATATTCAGGGTCAAAGCACTTGCCATCGACCTCAGTCATCATAGTATTCCACAACGAAGCTTGGAGCACATTGTTAAGGACGGTTCACAGTGTCATCGGTAGATCGCCGAGGCATTTGCTGCACGAGATAATTCTTGTAGATGACTCAAGCAATCGAG AATTCCTGGGTGCCCCGCTGGACGAGTATGTTCGGAACCTTGAGGTACCCACCAGAGTTTTGAGGTCTGGAAAAAGAATTGGACTTGTGAACGCCAGACTTCTGGGAGCCGGAGACGCGACCGGACAGGTTCTGACGTTCCTCGATGCCCATTGCGAATGCACCGTTG GTTGGCTTGAACCGCTATTGGACGCTGTCGCTCAGAATAGAACGAGAATCGTTTCACCTGTCATCGACATCATTAACGATGACACGTTCAGTTACACGAG ATCGTTCGAGCTTCACTGGGGTGCCTTTAACTGGGATTTGCATTTCCGATGGCTGACATTTGGTGGCTCAAAGCTGGAACAACGTCGCGGTGACATGGTGGCCCCTTTCAAAACCCCGGCAATGGCCGGAGGACTCTTCTCCATGAACAGAGAGTACTTCTTTGAGCTGGGCGGTTACGATGATCAAATGCAAATTTGGGGCGGAGAGAACCTCGAGTTGTCTTTCAGGGCCTGGCAGTGCGGTGGCAGCGTTGAGATCGCACCTTGTTCCCACGTTGGTCATTTGTTCCGAAAATCTTCTCCGTACACATTTCCAGGAGGTGTTGGCGATATATTGTACTCAAATTTAGCACGGGTCGCCCTCGTTTGGATGGACGAGTGGGCCGAGTTTTACTTCAAGTTCAACCCCG CGGCAGAACGACTCAGGGACAAGCAGCAGATCAGAGGACGACTGGCAGTACGTGAACGACTACAGTGCAAAGGCTTTGAATGGTACCTGGACAATGTGTGGCCACAACACTTCTTCCCGAAGGATGATCGATTTTTCGGAAAG ATAATTCACGCCGTCACTGGAGACTGCCTGATGCGTCCTGTAACCAAGGGCACCTACACCCAGCCCTTTGGTAACGCTGATATGGAACCGTGCATCTCGCCGCCCCAACTTAGCCAAATGTTCGTGATGACGTCTGATGGTGTTATCGTCACAGACGAAAGTGTATGCCTCGATGCTCCGGAGCGTGATACTCGTCATGAGAAACCAAAGGTCAAAATTATGGCGTGTAGTGGTCTTCGAAGGCAAAAGTGGCAATACGATGCTAAG AGAAAGACCCTGGTCCATCTTGGCTCTAAAATGTGTCTTCAATTGAGTCTGAAGAAGTCAGACGGTTTAGTCATCGCGACCTGCAACAGAAGCGCTGAGCAGCAATGGGAGCTGGAAGCGGTACCTTGGAAGTAA
- the LOC124308261 gene encoding polypeptide N-acetylgalactosaminyltransferase 3-like isoform X3, with translation MFNPRPYEGRDGNPVMIPPKDFVLMKQLFQINRFNLLASDRIPLNRSLPDVRKKTCIARYSGSKHLPSTSVIIVFHNEAWSTLLRTVHSVIGRSPRHLLHEIILVDDSSNREFLGAPLDEYVRNLEVPTRVLRSGKRIGLVNARLLGAGDATGQVLTFLDAHCECTVGWLEPLLDAVAQNRTRIVSPVIDIINDDTFSYTRSFELHWGAFNWDLHFRWLTFGGSKLEQRRGDMVAPFKTPAMAGGLFSMNREYFFELGGYDDQMQIWGGENLELSFRAWQCGGSVEIAPCSHVGHLFRKSSPYTFPGGVGDILYSNLARVALVWMDEWAEFYFKFNPAAERLRDKQQIRGRLAVRERLQCKGFEWYLDNVWPQHFFPKDDRFFGKIIHAVTGDCLMRPVTKGTYTQPFGNADMEPCISPPQLSQMFVMTSDGVIVTDESVCLDAPERDTRHEKPKVKIMACSGLRRQKWQYDAKRKTLVHLGSKMCLQLSLKKSDGLVIATCNRSAEQQWELEAVPWK, from the exons ATGTTTAACCCGCGACCCTACGAGGGTAGGGATGGCAATCCGGTGATGATACCACCGAAGGACTTCGTCCTGATGAAGCAGCTCTTCCAGATCAACAGATTCAACCTTCTGGCGAGCGATCGAATACCGCTCAACAGATCGCTACCTGacgtgaggaaaaaaac GTGCATCGCGCGATATTCAGGGTCAAAGCACTTGCCATCGACCTCAGTCATCATAGTATTCCACAACGAAGCTTGGAGCACATTGTTAAGGACGGTTCACAGTGTCATCGGTAGATCGCCGAGGCATTTGCTGCACGAGATAATTCTTGTAGATGACTCAAGCAATCGAG AATTCCTGGGTGCCCCGCTGGACGAGTATGTTCGGAACCTTGAGGTACCCACCAGAGTTTTGAGGTCTGGAAAAAGAATTGGACTTGTGAACGCCAGACTTCTGGGAGCCGGAGACGCGACCGGACAGGTTCTGACGTTCCTCGATGCCCATTGCGAATGCACCGTTG GTTGGCTTGAACCGCTATTGGACGCTGTCGCTCAGAATAGAACGAGAATCGTTTCACCTGTCATCGACATCATTAACGATGACACGTTCAGTTACACGAG ATCGTTCGAGCTTCACTGGGGTGCCTTTAACTGGGATTTGCATTTCCGATGGCTGACATTTGGTGGCTCAAAGCTGGAACAACGTCGCGGTGACATGGTGGCCCCTTTCAAAACCCCGGCAATGGCCGGAGGACTCTTCTCCATGAACAGAGAGTACTTCTTTGAGCTGGGCGGTTACGATGATCAAATGCAAATTTGGGGCGGAGAGAACCTCGAGTTGTCTTTCAGGGCCTGGCAGTGCGGTGGCAGCGTTGAGATCGCACCTTGTTCCCACGTTGGTCATTTGTTCCGAAAATCTTCTCCGTACACATTTCCAGGAGGTGTTGGCGATATATTGTACTCAAATTTAGCACGGGTCGCCCTCGTTTGGATGGACGAGTGGGCCGAGTTTTACTTCAAGTTCAACCCCG CGGCAGAACGACTCAGGGACAAGCAGCAGATCAGAGGACGACTGGCAGTACGTGAACGACTACAGTGCAAAGGCTTTGAATGGTACCTGGACAATGTGTGGCCACAACACTTCTTCCCGAAGGATGATCGATTTTTCGGAAAG ATAATTCACGCCGTCACTGGAGACTGCCTGATGCGTCCTGTAACCAAGGGCACCTACACCCAGCCCTTTGGTAACGCTGATATGGAACCGTGCATCTCGCCGCCCCAACTTAGCCAAATGTTCGTGATGACGTCTGATGGTGTTATCGTCACAGACGAAAGTGTATGCCTCGATGCTCCGGAGCGTGATACTCGTCATGAGAAACCAAAGGTCAAAATTATGGCGTGTAGTGGTCTTCGAAGGCAAAAGTGGCAATACGATGCTAAG AGAAAGACCCTGGTCCATCTTGGCTCTAAAATGTGTCTTCAATTGAGTCTGAAGAAGTCAGACGGTTTAGTCATCGCGACCTGCAACAGAAGCGCTGAGCAGCAATGGGAGCTGGAAGCGGTACCTTGGAAGTAA